The following are encoded in a window of Mycobacterium sp. ELW1 genomic DNA:
- a CDS encoding glycosyltransferase — MSEIPSGPIAAGETKAVSLLSRVILPRPGEPLDVRKLYIEESDTNARRAHAPTRTTLEIGAESEVSFATYFNAFPASYWRRWSTLDSVVLRVEITGSARVDVYRSKATGARITVGGTEITSPDATTPKAAEFEIGLDPFEDGGWVWFDITTDTKTTVHSAGWYAPAPAPGRASVVVGIPTFNRPADCVNALAALTSDPLVDKVITAVIVSDQGTQKAKDHPGFDAAAAALGSRLSIHNQPNLGGSGGYSRVMYEALKNTDCEQILFMDDDIRIEPDSILRALALNRFAKVPTLVGGQMLNLQEPSHLHVMGEMVDSANFMWTGAVNTEYDHNFAKYPLNDEEEYRSRLLHRRIDVDYNGWWMCMIPRQVAEELGQPLPLFIKWDDADYGLRAGEHGYPTVTLPGAAIWHMAWSDKDDAIDWQAYFHLRNRLVVAALHWDGNVRGLIASHMKATLKHLLCLEYSTVAIQNKAMDDFLEGPEHIFSILESALPDVRQMRSQYPDAVVLPSATALPTPSDKRWRRKVSIPTNPLSISVRLARGVAHQLRPHDPVHHERPQINVATQDARWFSLSRVDGVTVTTADGRGVVYRQRDRAKMFALLRASAQRQVRLARKFNRMRKVYRDALPTLSSKEKWETVLLESSSSHG, encoded by the coding sequence ATGAGCGAGATTCCGTCCGGCCCCATCGCGGCCGGTGAAACCAAGGCCGTCAGCCTGCTGTCGAGGGTGATCCTCCCGCGTCCCGGCGAACCGCTCGACGTCCGCAAGCTCTACATCGAAGAGTCCGACACCAACGCGCGCCGGGCACACGCGCCCACCCGCACCACCCTGGAGATCGGCGCGGAATCCGAGGTCTCGTTCGCGACCTACTTCAATGCGTTCCCGGCCAGTTACTGGCGGCGCTGGTCCACGCTCGACTCGGTGGTGCTGCGCGTCGAGATCACCGGTTCGGCCCGCGTCGACGTCTACCGGTCCAAGGCCACCGGCGCCCGAATCACCGTCGGCGGCACCGAGATCACCAGCCCGGATGCGACCACGCCGAAAGCCGCGGAATTCGAGATCGGCTTGGATCCTTTCGAAGACGGTGGCTGGGTCTGGTTCGACATCACCACCGACACCAAGACGACGGTGCACAGCGCCGGTTGGTACGCCCCGGCGCCCGCACCGGGCCGGGCCAGTGTCGTCGTGGGCATCCCGACCTTCAACCGGCCAGCGGACTGTGTCAACGCGCTGGCGGCGCTGACGTCGGATCCGTTGGTGGACAAGGTGATCACCGCCGTCATCGTGTCCGATCAAGGAACCCAGAAGGCGAAAGACCATCCCGGTTTCGACGCCGCCGCCGCGGCGCTGGGCTCGCGTCTGTCGATACACAACCAGCCCAATCTGGGCGGCTCGGGTGGTTACAGCCGGGTGATGTACGAGGCGCTGAAGAACACCGACTGCGAACAGATCCTGTTCATGGACGACGACATCCGCATCGAGCCCGACTCGATCCTGCGGGCCTTGGCGCTCAACCGATTTGCGAAGGTTCCGACCCTCGTCGGCGGCCAGATGCTCAACCTGCAGGAGCCCAGCCACCTGCACGTCATGGGTGAGATGGTCGACTCGGCGAACTTCATGTGGACGGGCGCGGTCAACACCGAGTACGACCACAACTTCGCCAAGTATCCGCTCAACGACGAAGAGGAATACCGCAGCCGGCTCCTGCACCGCCGGATCGACGTCGACTACAACGGCTGGTGGATGTGCATGATCCCGCGGCAGGTCGCCGAGGAGCTCGGTCAGCCGCTGCCGCTGTTCATCAAATGGGATGACGCGGACTACGGTCTGCGGGCCGGCGAGCACGGCTATCCCACCGTCACGCTGCCCGGCGCCGCGATCTGGCACATGGCGTGGAGCGACAAGGACGACGCCATCGACTGGCAGGCGTACTTCCACCTGCGCAACCGGCTGGTGGTGGCCGCTCTGCACTGGGATGGAAACGTCCGTGGCCTGATCGCCAGCCACATGAAGGCCACCCTCAAACACCTTCTGTGCCTTGAGTATTCGACTGTCGCGATCCAGAACAAGGCGATGGACGACTTCCTCGAGGGGCCCGAACACATCTTCTCGATCCTCGAGTCGGCATTGCCGGACGTCCGCCAGATGCGGTCGCAGTACCCCGATGCCGTCGTGCTGCCCAGCGCAACGGCGTTGCCCACGCCGTCGGACAAGCGCTGGCGCCGCAAGGTCAGCATCCCGACCAACCCGCTGTCGATCTCTGTGCGGCTCGCCCGCGGCGTGGCGCACCAGCTGAGGCCACACGATCCCGTGCATCACGAGCGCCCGCAGATCAACGTCGCGACCCAGGACGCCCGGTGGTTCTCGCTGTCCCGGGTCGACGGTGTCACCGTCACCACCGCCGATGGCCGCGGTGTGGTCTACCGCCAGCGGGACCGCGCGAAAATGTTTGCGCTGCTGCGTGCTTCGGCGCAGCGCCAGGTGCGACTGGCCCGCAAGTTCAACCGGATGCGCAAGGTCTACCGAGACGCGCTGCCGACGCTGTCGAGCAAGGAGAAGTGGGAAACGGTGTTGCTCGAGAGCTCCTCCAGCCATGGCTGA
- the glf gene encoding UDP-galactopyranose mutase, with the protein MSSSESPVASPQPAGQDSGVAPGSFDLFVVGSGFFGLTIAERVASQLGKRVLVVERRSHIGGNAYSEPEPQTGIEIHRYGAHLFHTSNQRVWDYVRQFTDFTGYQHRVFAMHGGQAYQFPMGLGLVAQFFGKYFSPDEARRLIQEQAAEFKTEEAANLEEKAISLIGRPLYEAFVKGYTAKQWQTDPAELPAAVISRLPVRYTFDNRYFNDTYEGLPVDGYTKWLENMAVDDRIEVRLDTDWFDVRDELRAASPDAPVIYTGPLDRYFDYAEGRLGWRTLDFELEVLPCGDFQGTPVMNYNDLEVPYTRIHEFRHFHPEREYPTDKTVIMREYSRFADDDDEPYYPINTESDRALLAAYRTRAREETSANKVLFGGRLGTYQYLDMHMAIASALNMYDNTLAPHLRDGTPLTESSTE; encoded by the coding sequence ATGAGCAGTTCAGAATCCCCGGTCGCTTCGCCCCAGCCCGCCGGACAAGATTCCGGGGTGGCCCCAGGCTCCTTCGACCTCTTCGTCGTCGGCTCCGGCTTCTTCGGCCTGACCATCGCCGAGCGGGTGGCCAGCCAGCTGGGCAAGCGAGTCCTGGTCGTCGAACGCCGGTCGCACATCGGCGGCAACGCCTACTCAGAGCCGGAGCCGCAGACCGGCATCGAGATCCACCGCTACGGTGCCCACCTTTTCCACACCTCCAACCAGCGGGTGTGGGACTACGTGCGGCAGTTCACCGACTTCACCGGATATCAGCACAGGGTGTTCGCCATGCACGGCGGCCAGGCCTACCAGTTCCCGATGGGGCTGGGATTGGTGGCGCAGTTCTTCGGCAAGTACTTCAGCCCCGACGAGGCCCGCCGGCTGATCCAGGAGCAGGCCGCCGAGTTCAAGACCGAGGAGGCCGCCAACCTCGAGGAGAAGGCCATCTCGCTGATCGGCCGCCCCCTCTATGAGGCCTTCGTCAAGGGCTACACCGCCAAGCAATGGCAGACCGACCCCGCCGAACTCCCGGCAGCGGTCATCAGCCGCCTGCCGGTGCGCTACACGTTCGACAACCGCTACTTCAACGACACCTACGAGGGCCTGCCGGTCGACGGCTACACGAAGTGGCTGGAGAACATGGCCGTCGACGACCGAATCGAAGTCCGACTGGACACCGACTGGTTCGACGTCCGCGACGAACTGCGGGCCGCCAGCCCCGACGCTCCGGTGATCTACACCGGGCCACTCGACCGCTACTTCGACTACGCCGAGGGCCGGCTGGGCTGGCGCACCCTGGACTTCGAGCTCGAAGTGCTCCCGTGCGGGGACTTCCAAGGCACCCCGGTGATGAACTACAACGACCTCGAGGTGCCCTACACCCGCATCCACGAGTTCCGGCACTTCCACCCGGAGCGCGAGTACCCGACCGACAAGACGGTCATCATGCGGGAGTACTCCCGGTTCGCCGACGACGACGACGAGCCGTACTACCCGATCAACACCGAGTCCGACCGCGCACTGCTGGCCGCCTACCGCACCCGGGCCCGGGAGGAGACGTCCGCGAACAAGGTGCTCTTCGGTGGCAGGCTGGGCACCTACCAATACCTGGACATGCACATGGCGATCGCCAGCGCGCTGAATATGTACGACAACACCCTGGCGCCGCACCTGCGCGACGGGACTCCGCTGACCGAAAGCAGCACAGAATGA
- a CDS encoding N-acetylmuramoyl-L-alanine amidase has protein sequence MLPRRPAPTLVFTAIAATVVILPWAITGVPGSERQDGPKAADTVLSQQPLTGVGGGVTVREVSQPTPFSMVALTGTDLTGTSARVRAKRPDGTWGPWYTAETLESNADDSQHGGPRGTDPVFVGSTTSVQIAVTRPPNAPVTTAPPETGKELGYVPATSEQPFAQNISAVLITPPPKAPVDSQWQLPTAALGPGQPPNIISRAQWGADEHIRCGNAAYGNGIRAAVVHHTAGSNDYAPEDSAEIVRSIYAYHTRTLGWCDIAYNALVDKYGQVFEGRAGGITKDVLGSHTGGFNTDVWGVSMIGDFEDVPPTDILVRTVGRLLGWRLGLDHVNPLGTAMLRSAGGDYTFFPAGATPTLPTIFAHRDVGNTACPGNAGYAALNQIRDIASRFNRPPDLMDSLRGGAILAKWEAMGGKDSPLGMPTTPEAAADGNARYVTFEHGAVYWSPSTDAQPLTGAIYEAWASLGYERGALGLPTSGEIQEPEWIVQNFQHGTLNFDRQTHNVLRVVDGLTLVMPPPPADGPPVQLERFSRITNPIA, from the coding sequence GTGCTGCCCCGCCGACCTGCGCCGACGCTCGTGTTCACCGCGATCGCGGCGACCGTCGTCATCCTGCCGTGGGCGATCACCGGCGTGCCCGGATCCGAACGCCAGGACGGGCCGAAGGCAGCGGACACCGTGCTGTCCCAGCAACCGCTGACCGGCGTCGGCGGCGGCGTGACCGTGCGCGAGGTCAGCCAGCCGACGCCGTTCTCGATGGTGGCCCTCACGGGGACTGACCTGACCGGAACGTCGGCCCGGGTGCGCGCCAAGCGCCCGGACGGAACCTGGGGCCCGTGGTACACCGCGGAGACTCTGGAATCGAACGCCGACGACAGCCAGCACGGCGGCCCGCGCGGCACCGACCCGGTGTTCGTCGGGTCCACCACATCCGTGCAGATCGCGGTCACCCGGCCGCCGAACGCACCGGTCACCACCGCGCCACCCGAGACCGGCAAGGAACTCGGCTACGTGCCCGCCACCTCCGAACAGCCTTTCGCGCAGAACATCTCGGCGGTGTTGATCACCCCGCCGCCCAAGGCGCCGGTCGACTCGCAGTGGCAGCTGCCGACGGCCGCACTGGGCCCCGGCCAACCGCCGAACATCATCAGCCGCGCCCAATGGGGTGCCGACGAACACATCCGCTGCGGTAACGCCGCGTACGGCAACGGGATTCGCGCGGCAGTGGTCCACCACACCGCGGGCAGCAATGACTACGCGCCCGAAGACTCGGCCGAGATCGTCCGCTCGATCTACGCCTATCACACCCGCACCCTGGGCTGGTGCGACATCGCCTACAACGCGTTGGTCGACAAGTACGGCCAGGTCTTCGAGGGCCGCGCCGGCGGAATCACCAAAGACGTACTCGGCTCGCACACAGGCGGTTTCAACACCGACGTGTGGGGTGTATCGATGATCGGCGACTTCGAGGACGTGCCGCCCACCGACATCCTGGTCCGGACGGTCGGCAGGCTGCTCGGCTGGCGGCTGGGCCTGGACCACGTCAATCCACTGGGCACCGCGATGCTTCGGTCTGCCGGGGGCGACTACACGTTCTTCCCCGCCGGTGCCACGCCCACGCTGCCGACCATCTTCGCGCACCGCGACGTCGGCAACACCGCATGCCCGGGCAACGCCGGCTATGCGGCGCTCAACCAGATCCGCGACATCGCTTCGAGGTTCAACAGGCCACCGGACCTGATGGATTCGCTGCGCGGCGGCGCGATCCTGGCCAAGTGGGAGGCCATGGGCGGCAAGGACTCACCGCTCGGGATGCCGACGACCCCGGAGGCCGCGGCCGACGGCAATGCGCGGTACGTGACGTTCGAACACGGCGCGGTGTACTGGTCGCCCAGTACCGATGCGCAGCCGCTGACCGGTGCGATCTACGAGGCCTGGGCATCGCTGGGCTATGAGCGTGGGGCACTGGGCCTGCCGACCAGCGGTGAGATCCAGGAACCCGAGTGGATCGTGCAGAACTTCCAGCACGGCACCCTCAACTTCGACCGCCAGACGCACAACGTGCTGCGGGTGGTCGACGGGCTGACGCTGGTGATGCCGCCGCCGCCCGCCGACGGGCCGCCGGTGCAGCTGGAGCGGTTCAGCCGCATCACCAACCCGATCGCCTAG
- a CDS encoding lysophospholipid acyltransferase family protein, with product MEPVFRSLEILASMAVRAAGTRITFEGLDNIPARGGAVLAINHTGYVDFLPAALGTRHRRRRIRFMIKAEMQNVRTVNFLIKHTGTIPVNRQAGADAYAEAVRTLKAGELVGVYPEATISRAFVLKDFKSGAARMALEAQVPIIPCIVWGAHRVWTKDHPKRLGRNKIPFTVRYGRALPPVGTARELEAALREQMSTILREVQLAYPHPEGEYWVPAELGGGAPTLDEAKRRDEAELARRARRSTERH from the coding sequence ATGGAACCCGTTTTTCGCTCCCTGGAGATCCTCGCCTCGATGGCGGTCCGGGCAGCGGGGACAAGGATCACCTTCGAGGGTCTCGACAACATCCCCGCCCGCGGTGGTGCCGTGCTTGCCATCAACCACACCGGGTATGTCGATTTCCTGCCGGCCGCGCTGGGTACCCGCCACCGCAGACGTCGTATCCGGTTCATGATCAAGGCCGAAATGCAGAATGTGCGCACCGTGAATTTTCTGATCAAGCACACCGGGACCATCCCGGTGAACCGGCAGGCGGGCGCCGATGCCTACGCCGAAGCGGTGCGAACACTGAAGGCGGGCGAGCTCGTGGGGGTCTATCCCGAGGCCACGATCAGCCGGGCTTTCGTCCTGAAGGATTTCAAGAGCGGTGCCGCGCGAATGGCCCTGGAGGCACAAGTCCCCATCATCCCCTGCATCGTCTGGGGGGCTCACCGGGTGTGGACCAAGGACCATCCAAAACGCCTGGGACGCAACAAGATTCCGTTCACCGTCCGATACGGCAGAGCGCTGCCGCCGGTGGGCACCGCCCGCGAGTTGGAGGCTGCGCTCAGAGAGCAGATGAGCACGATTCTGCGTGAGGTCCAGCTGGCGTATCCGCACCCGGAAGGTGAATATTGGGTGCCGGCAGAGCTCGGAGGCGGGGCGCCGACTCTCGACGAAGCCAAGAGGCGCGACGAGGCCGAGTTGGCCCGACGTGCACGCCGCTCGACGGAACGCCACTGA
- a CDS encoding 1-acyl-sn-glycerol-3-phosphate acyltransferase, translating into MEPVYGTVIQLARLVWRAQGLKFTVTGVENLPLTGGAVVAINHTSYFDFTFAGLPTYLQGRGRKVRFMAKQEVFDAKVTGPIMRSLRHIPVDRASGAASFDAACLALKAGELVGVYPEATISRSFELKEFKSGAARMAIAADVPIIPHIVWGAQRIWTKGRPRKMWRPKVPIAIAVGEPIQPTLPPNELTALLHSRMQHLLEQVQDSYGPHPAGEFWVPHRLGGGAPTLAEASAMDAAEAAEKAAKRAQRPDPPG; encoded by the coding sequence GTGGAACCGGTATACGGAACGGTCATTCAGCTCGCGCGCCTGGTGTGGCGGGCGCAGGGCTTGAAGTTCACCGTCACCGGCGTCGAGAACCTGCCCCTGACGGGTGGTGCTGTCGTGGCCATCAACCACACCAGCTATTTCGACTTCACTTTCGCCGGACTACCCACCTACCTGCAGGGCCGCGGCCGCAAGGTGCGGTTCATGGCCAAGCAAGAGGTCTTCGACGCCAAGGTCACCGGTCCGATCATGCGCAGCCTGCGTCACATCCCGGTGGACCGGGCCAGTGGCGCCGCCTCCTTCGACGCGGCCTGCCTGGCGCTGAAGGCCGGTGAACTCGTCGGCGTCTATCCCGAAGCGACCATCAGCCGCAGCTTCGAGCTCAAGGAATTCAAGTCCGGTGCGGCGCGCATGGCGATCGCCGCCGACGTTCCGATCATTCCGCACATCGTGTGGGGCGCTCAGCGCATCTGGACCAAGGGCCGTCCGCGCAAGATGTGGCGTCCCAAGGTGCCGATCGCGATCGCGGTCGGTGAGCCCATCCAGCCGACGCTGCCGCCCAATGAGCTGACGGCGCTGCTGCACTCGCGTATGCAACATCTGCTCGAGCAGGTGCAAGACAGCTACGGCCCGCATCCTGCGGGCGAATTCTGGGTGCCGCACCGGTTGGGTGGGGGTGCTCCGACGCTGGCCGAAGCATCTGCCATGGACGCGGCCGAGGCCGCCGAGAAAGCCGCCAAGCGGGCGCAGCGCCCTGACCCGCCGGGGTAG
- a CDS encoding Rieske 2Fe-2S domain-containing protein: MQVTSIGHAGFRIDTQAGSILCDPWLNPAYFGSWFVFPDNSALDWAALGACDYLYVSHLHKDHFDPALLAEYVNKDAVVLLPDFPVPDLKRELEALGFHRFFETTDSVKHRVSGPKGDLDVMIVALRAPADGPIGDSGLVVSDGTTTVFNMNDSRPLAVDLLADAFGHIDVHMLQYSGAIWYPMVYDMPERAKQSFGTQKRQRGMDRCRQFIADVGATWVIPSAGPPCFLDPELRDLNDDHGDPANIFPDQMVFLDQMRRNGNDGGLLMIPGSVADFTGRELNSLEHPLPTAEVEAIFTTGKADYIADYAERMAPVLAAEKARWAPATGESLLEPLRAKFEPIMLQSDQICDGIGYAVELRVGPETIVVDFPKRVVREPIADEKFRYGFEIAPELVRTVLRDDEPDWVNTIFLSTRFRAWRVGGYNEYLYTFFKCLTDERIAYADGWFAETHDDSSDVELGGYTMQRRCPHLKADLSKFGVVEGSTLTCNLHGWQWNLETGRCLTTKGHELRCSRQ; encoded by the coding sequence GTGCAGGTCACCAGCATCGGTCACGCGGGTTTTCGGATCGACACCCAGGCAGGAAGCATCCTGTGCGACCCCTGGCTGAACCCCGCGTATTTCGGTTCGTGGTTCGTCTTCCCGGACAACAGCGCCCTGGACTGGGCCGCGCTGGGCGCCTGCGACTACCTCTACGTCTCGCACCTGCACAAAGACCATTTCGACCCCGCGCTGCTCGCCGAGTACGTCAACAAGGACGCCGTCGTCCTGCTGCCGGACTTCCCGGTACCCGACCTCAAGCGCGAGCTCGAGGCGCTGGGCTTCCACCGTTTCTTCGAGACCACCGACTCCGTCAAGCATCGGGTCAGCGGGCCCAAGGGCGACTTGGACGTGATGATCGTGGCACTGCGCGCCCCGGCCGACGGCCCGATCGGCGACTCCGGGCTGGTCGTCTCAGACGGCACCACCACGGTGTTCAACATGAACGATTCCCGGCCGCTGGCGGTGGACCTGCTGGCCGATGCGTTCGGGCATATCGACGTGCACATGCTGCAGTACTCGGGCGCGATCTGGTACCCGATGGTCTACGACATGCCGGAGCGCGCGAAGCAGTCGTTCGGCACCCAGAAGCGTCAGCGTGGCATGGACCGCTGCCGGCAGTTCATCGCCGATGTCGGTGCCACCTGGGTGATCCCGTCGGCCGGCCCGCCGTGCTTCCTGGATCCCGAATTGCGCGACCTGAACGACGACCACGGCGACCCGGCCAACATCTTCCCGGACCAGATGGTGTTCCTGGACCAGATGCGGCGCAACGGCAACGACGGCGGCCTGCTGATGATCCCCGGGTCGGTGGCCGATTTCACTGGGCGGGAACTGAATTCGCTCGAACACCCGTTACCCACCGCCGAGGTGGAGGCGATCTTCACCACCGGCAAGGCCGACTACATCGCCGACTACGCCGAACGGATGGCACCGGTGCTGGCCGCCGAGAAGGCGCGATGGGCGCCGGCGACCGGCGAATCGCTGCTGGAGCCACTGCGTGCGAAGTTCGAACCGATCATGCTGCAGAGCGACCAGATCTGCGACGGCATCGGGTATGCGGTGGAGCTGCGGGTCGGGCCGGAGACCATCGTGGTGGACTTTCCGAAACGCGTTGTGCGCGAGCCGATTGCCGACGAGAAGTTCCGGTACGGCTTCGAGATCGCCCCGGAACTGGTGCGGACCGTGCTGCGTGACGACGAGCCGGACTGGGTGAACACGATCTTCCTGTCCACCCGGTTCCGTGCGTGGCGGGTGGGCGGTTACAACGAGTATCTGTACACCTTCTTCAAGTGCCTGACCGATGAGCGGATCGCCTACGCCGACGGCTGGTTCGCCGAGACCCACGACGACAGCAGTGACGTGGAGCTCGGCGGGTACACGATGCAGCGCCGCTGCCCGCATCTGAAGGCCGACCTGTCGAAATTCGGTGTGGTGGAGGGCTCGACGTTGACGTGCAACCTGCACGGCTGGCAGTGGAATCTGGAGACCGGTCGGTGCCTGACCACCAAAGGCCACGAGCTGCGGTGTTCCCGCCAATGA
- a CDS encoding DUF5718 family protein, translating to MIELDLDEVRGWFGFGVAGNFAGHLEQAGEAVDFVNVASEGAAPKGIFPWYAPGHDSFLGEFPLSHDALIVPKTTEADGPLNLQIEPEVGLACDVVWEGDTVVTLRPFALGAFNDCSIRRPNAAKISHKKNWGPASKGVAHQFFDISDLTPDGPTATLRLLCHLRTADGVHHEYGVDSPLLGYSYYGEVLLDWIVERLANQKGSPDTPLEDVGALMVASGRPERVLIGIGATRYTKLGESTYLQPGDEAIVRVYDTESDAASELRQLVWEP from the coding sequence GTGATCGAACTCGACCTCGATGAGGTGCGCGGCTGGTTCGGGTTCGGCGTGGCCGGGAATTTCGCCGGCCACCTCGAACAAGCCGGTGAGGCAGTCGATTTCGTCAATGTCGCCAGCGAGGGCGCTGCCCCCAAGGGAATCTTCCCGTGGTACGCGCCCGGGCATGACAGCTTCCTGGGTGAGTTCCCGCTGTCCCACGACGCGTTGATTGTGCCCAAGACGACGGAAGCCGACGGGCCACTCAATTTGCAGATCGAGCCCGAGGTCGGGTTGGCCTGTGACGTGGTGTGGGAGGGCGACACCGTGGTCACGCTGCGGCCGTTCGCGCTCGGCGCGTTCAACGACTGCTCGATCCGCCGGCCCAACGCAGCCAAGATCAGCCACAAGAAGAACTGGGGACCGGCGTCCAAAGGCGTTGCGCACCAGTTCTTCGACATCAGCGACCTCACTCCGGACGGCCCGACCGCGACGCTGCGGCTGCTGTGCCATCTACGGACCGCCGACGGCGTGCATCACGAGTACGGAGTGGACAGCCCACTGCTGGGCTACTCGTACTACGGCGAGGTGCTGCTGGACTGGATCGTCGAACGACTGGCGAACCAAAAGGGCTCTCCCGATACACCTTTGGAGGATGTCGGCGCGCTGATGGTCGCGTCCGGGCGGCCGGAGCGGGTACTCATCGGCATCGGTGCGACGCGGTACACCAAGCTGGGGGAGTCGACCTACCTACAGCCCGGTGATGAGGCCATCGTGCGGGTGTACGACACCGAGAGCGACGCGGCATCCGAACTGCGCCAATTGGTCTGGGAGCCCTAG
- the serS gene encoding serine--tRNA ligase produces the protein MIDLKLLRDDPDAVRRSQLSRGEDPGLVDALLDADTARRAAISRADSLRAEQKAASKKVGSASPDDRPALLERAKELAAQVKSAEAEQAQAEAAMTAAHMGIQNVIISGVPAGGEDDFVVLDVVGQPREIENPKDHLELGESLGLIDMERGAKVSGSRFYFLTGRGALLQLGLLQLAVRVATENGFTLMIPPVLVRPEVMAGTGFLGAHADEIYHLADDDLYLVGTSEVPLAGYHSDEILDLSGGPLRYAGWSSCFRREAGSYGKDTRGIIRVHQFDKVEGFVYCRPEDAEAEHQRLLGWQRQMLELIDVPYRVIDVAAGDLGSSAARKFDCEAWVPTQQAYRELTSTSNCTTFQARRLATRYRDENGKPQTAATLNGTLATTRWLVAILENHQQPDGSVRVPAALVPYVGTEVLQP, from the coding sequence GTGATCGACCTGAAACTGCTGCGCGACGACCCCGATGCGGTACGGCGATCCCAGCTCAGCCGTGGTGAGGACCCGGGCCTCGTCGACGCCTTGCTGGACGCCGACACCGCGCGCCGGGCGGCGATATCGAGAGCCGATTCACTGCGCGCGGAGCAGAAGGCCGCCAGCAAGAAGGTCGGTTCGGCATCCCCTGACGATCGGCCCGCTCTGCTCGAGCGCGCCAAAGAGCTTGCTGCGCAGGTGAAATCGGCCGAGGCTGAGCAGGCTCAAGCCGAAGCGGCGATGACGGCCGCGCACATGGGCATTCAGAACGTCATCATCTCCGGCGTTCCGGCTGGTGGTGAGGACGATTTCGTCGTGCTCGACGTGGTGGGCCAGCCTCGCGAGATCGAGAACCCGAAGGACCATCTCGAACTCGGTGAGTCATTGGGACTCATCGACATGGAGCGCGGCGCCAAGGTGTCCGGATCGCGGTTCTACTTCCTGACCGGCCGCGGTGCGCTGCTCCAACTCGGACTGCTCCAGCTGGCGGTGCGGGTGGCGACCGAGAATGGCTTCACGCTGATGATCCCGCCGGTGCTGGTGCGACCCGAAGTGATGGCGGGGACCGGGTTCCTCGGCGCCCACGCCGACGAGATCTACCACCTCGCGGACGACGACCTCTATCTCGTCGGCACCTCGGAGGTGCCGCTGGCGGGCTATCACTCCGACGAGATCCTCGACCTCTCGGGCGGTCCGCTGCGCTACGCCGGGTGGTCGTCCTGCTTCCGGCGCGAGGCCGGCAGTTACGGCAAGGACACCCGCGGCATCATCCGGGTGCACCAGTTCGACAAGGTGGAGGGCTTCGTCTACTGCCGTCCTGAGGACGCCGAGGCCGAACACCAGCGGCTGTTGGGCTGGCAGCGCCAGATGCTGGAGCTCATCGACGTGCCCTACCGGGTGATCGACGTGGCCGCCGGTGACCTCGGTTCGTCGGCGGCACGCAAATTCGACTGCGAGGCCTGGGTTCCCACCCAGCAGGCCTACCGCGAGCTGACCTCGACGTCGAACTGCACGACGTTCCAGGCCCGCCGGCTGGCCACCCGATACCGCGACGAGAACGGCAAGCCGCAGACCGCGGCGACGCTCAACGGGACGCTGGCCACAACGCGGTGGCTGGTCGCGATCCTGGAGAACCATCAGCAGCCGGACGGCAGCGTGCGTGTTCCCGCCGCCTTGGTGCCTTACGTTGGGACGGAGGTCCTGCAACCGTGA